From the Pseudomonas sp. SORT22 genome, one window contains:
- a CDS encoding class I SAM-dependent methyltransferase — protein MTDPIELNRRNWDERAPLHAASGDYEVETFVADPAHLSEVVRFDLPRLGDIRGQRAVHLQCHIGTDTLSLSRLGAEVSGLDFSVQSLAQARALAQRCAARIDYVEADVYAADQVLPAAAFDLVYTGIGALIWLPSIERWARTVAALLKPGGRLFLREGHPMLLAVNEDHQDKLVIEYPYFEREAPTVWDSGETYVETDGVLEQTVTHEWNHGLGEIISALLKYGLQITALEEHDSIPWEALPGQMSKDEGGEWSLDKDRWRLPLSYTLQAVKQG, from the coding sequence ATGACCGACCCGATCGAACTCAACCGTCGCAACTGGGATGAGCGTGCGCCGCTGCATGCCGCCTCCGGCGACTACGAAGTGGAAACATTCGTCGCCGACCCCGCGCACCTGTCCGAAGTGGTGCGTTTCGACCTGCCGCGCCTGGGCGATATTCGCGGCCAGCGCGCGGTGCACCTGCAATGCCATATCGGTACCGACACCTTGTCGTTGTCGCGCTTGGGCGCCGAGGTCAGCGGGCTGGACTTTTCTGTACAGTCCTTGGCCCAGGCGCGGGCCCTGGCGCAGCGTTGTGCAGCGCGGATCGACTATGTCGAGGCGGATGTCTATGCCGCCGACCAGGTGCTGCCAGCCGCGGCCTTCGACCTGGTATACACCGGTATCGGCGCGTTGATCTGGCTGCCGAGCATCGAGCGCTGGGCGCGTACCGTGGCGGCTTTGCTCAAGCCTGGTGGCCGACTGTTTCTGCGCGAGGGTCATCCGATGCTGCTGGCGGTGAACGAGGACCATCAGGACAAGCTGGTCATCGAGTACCCGTACTTCGAGCGCGAGGCGCCGACGGTGTGGGACAGTGGCGAGACCTATGTCGAGACCGACGGGGTGCTGGAGCAGACGGTAACCCACGAATGGAACCATGGCCTGGGCGAGATCATCAGCGCCTTGCTCAAGTATGGGCTGCAGATTACCGCACTGGAAGAACATGACAGCATTCCCTGGGAGGCGCTGCCAGGGCAGATGAGCAAGGACGAAGGCGGCGAGTGGTCGCTGGACAAGGATCGCTGGCGCTTGCCGTTGAGTTATACCTTGCAGGCGGTCAAGCAGGGGTAG
- a CDS encoding VOC family protein, giving the protein MKLGYTIVYVPDVAASLAFFEQAFGLSRRFLHESGDYGELDTGATTLAFASLALGNSHFAGGVLAASESTKPLGMEIALVTDDVASAHARAVAAGAVALKAPEAKPWGQTLSYVRCPDGTLVELCTPVGI; this is encoded by the coding sequence ATGAAACTCGGATACACCATCGTCTACGTCCCCGATGTCGCCGCCTCGCTGGCTTTCTTCGAGCAGGCCTTCGGCTTGAGCCGGCGCTTTCTCCATGAGTCCGGCGACTATGGCGAACTGGACACCGGCGCCACCACCCTCGCCTTTGCGTCATTGGCCCTGGGCAATAGTCACTTTGCCGGCGGCGTGCTGGCGGCCAGCGAATCGACAAAGCCATTGGGTATGGAGATTGCCCTGGTTACCGACGACGTTGCCAGCGCCCATGCCCGCGCCGTGGCGGCGGGCGCGGTGGCGCTGAAGGCCCCCGAAGCCAAGCCCTGGGGGCAAACCCTGTCGTATGTGCGCTGCCCCGATGGCACCCTGGTGGAGCTGTGCACGCCGGTTGGCATCTGA
- a CDS encoding TonB-dependent siderophore receptor: MNYPVGRLSLGLSASLLALPAAAADTVLLDALNVNERHYEESASGPVQGYRATRSGTATKTDTDIRDTPQSIAVVPSQVLEDLNSTRIDRALDFAGGVSRQNNFGGLTFLNYSVRGFTTGELYKNGFAVNRGSYSAPDTSNIERIEVLKGPAASLYGRGDPGGLVNIVTKRPQAEAFTRFKASAGSWDRYRSSLDVNTPLSEDGRVLSRVNMAVEDNGSFRDYVGSERRIVSPSLSWQLNPETLLSIDTEFSRTESVFDRGIPAVNNELGSVSRSTFLGEPNDGRIRNDNQTLDLTLEHHLNDSWKLRLANHYTQGRLKGNSSEPSRVVGTSISRFYRERDFEWNDNITQAELHGQFQFAGWEHQSLLGLEYENYRNSQKYPQSATSLGYGLDIYNPVYGQAKPALINPNDFFERTESYALNLQDQIAFTERLRALVGVRLEHIEQTAQNRSTRVSNTQEKDVATPRVGLLYQLTPEVGVFANASTSFKPNSIGTQGQIYKPEKGLGYETGLKLDLFDSRLGATVALFQIDKENVITTDAFGDSIAAGKARSQGLDLQFSGQLSEALRVIGAYAYIDAEVTKGDAALPKGSDLLGIPQHSGSLMAVYEFQSGPLLGSDIGAAANYVGERSGQAGSSFRLPSYSTVDLLAHYKISEQATVGLNLNNLFDRKYYERGYNAAWNMPGEPRNLMVSLSLAL; encoded by the coding sequence ATGAACTACCCCGTAGGAAGGTTATCCCTCGGCCTGTCCGCCTCGCTGCTCGCTTTGCCAGCTGCCGCTGCCGATACCGTGTTGCTCGACGCCCTCAACGTCAACGAACGCCACTATGAAGAAAGCGCGAGCGGCCCGGTGCAGGGCTATCGTGCAACTCGTTCGGGCACCGCGACCAAGACCGACACTGACATCCGCGACACCCCGCAAAGTATCGCCGTGGTGCCCAGCCAGGTGCTCGAGGACCTCAACAGCACGCGCATCGACCGCGCCCTGGATTTTGCCGGCGGGGTCAGCCGGCAGAACAACTTCGGCGGCCTGACCTTCCTCAACTACAGCGTGCGTGGCTTCACCACCGGCGAGCTGTACAAGAACGGCTTTGCCGTCAACCGCGGCAGCTACAGCGCCCCCGACACCTCCAACATCGAGCGCATCGAAGTGCTCAAGGGCCCGGCCGCCAGTCTGTACGGGCGCGGCGATCCCGGCGGGTTGGTAAACATCGTCACCAAGCGTCCGCAAGCCGAAGCCTTCACTCGGTTCAAGGCCAGCGCCGGCAGTTGGGACCGTTACCGCAGCAGCCTGGACGTCAACACGCCGCTCAGCGAAGACGGCCGGGTGTTGTCGCGGGTCAATATGGCGGTGGAGGACAACGGCAGCTTTCGCGATTACGTTGGCAGTGAGCGGCGAATCGTCAGCCCGTCGCTGAGCTGGCAGTTGAACCCCGAGACCCTGCTGTCGATCGACACCGAGTTCTCGCGTACCGAGTCGGTGTTCGACCGCGGCATCCCGGCGGTCAACAACGAACTGGGCTCGGTCAGCCGTTCGACCTTTCTCGGCGAGCCCAACGACGGGCGCATCCGCAATGACAACCAGACCCTCGACCTGACCCTGGAGCACCACCTCAACGACAGTTGGAAGTTGCGCCTGGCCAACCACTACACCCAGGGCCGGCTCAAGGGCAACAGCTCGGAACCGTCGCGAGTGGTCGGCACCAGCATCAGCCGCTTCTACCGCGAGCGCGATTTCGAGTGGAACGACAACATCACCCAGGCCGAACTGCACGGCCAGTTCCAGTTCGCCGGCTGGGAGCACCAGAGCCTGCTGGGCCTTGAGTACGAGAACTACCGCAACAGCCAGAAGTACCCGCAAAGCGCCACTTCGCTCGGCTATGGCCTGGACATCTACAACCCGGTGTATGGCCAGGCGAAACCGGCGCTGATCAACCCTAATGATTTTTTCGAGCGCACCGAGAGCTACGCGCTCAACCTGCAGGACCAGATCGCCTTTACCGAGCGCTTGCGCGCTCTGGTGGGCGTGCGCCTGGAGCATATCGAACAAACCGCGCAGAACCGCTCCACGCGCGTCAGCAACACTCAGGAAAAGGACGTCGCCACCCCGCGCGTGGGTCTGCTGTATCAGCTCACACCTGAAGTCGGGGTATTCGCCAATGCCTCGACCTCGTTCAAGCCCAACAGCATCGGCACCCAGGGCCAGATCTACAAACCGGAAAAGGGCCTGGGCTATGAAACCGGGCTCAAGCTGGACCTGTTCGACAGCCGCCTGGGGGCGACTGTCGCGCTGTTCCAGATCGACAAGGAAAACGTCATCACCACCGATGCCTTCGGCGACAGCATCGCCGCCGGCAAGGCGCGCAGCCAGGGGCTCGACCTGCAGTTCAGCGGCCAGTTGAGCGAAGCGCTGCGGGTGATCGGCGCCTATGCCTATATCGATGCCGAAGTGACCAAGGGCGATGCCGCCTTGCCCAAGGGCAGCGACTTGCTGGGCATCCCGCAACATAGCGGCAGCCTGATGGCGGTGTATGAGTTTCAGAGCGGACCATTGCTTGGCTCGGACATTGGCGCTGCAGCCAACTACGTCGGCGAGCGTTCCGGCCAGGCCGGCAGCAGCTTTCGTTTACCCAGCTACAGCACGGTCGACCTGCTGGCCCATTACAAAATCAGCGAACAGGCCACGGTGGGCCTGAACCTGAACAACCTGTTCGATCGCAAGTACTACGAGCGCGGCTACAACGCGGCGTGGAACATGCCGGGGGAGCCGCGCAATTTGATGGTCAGCCTGAGCCTGGCGCTGTAA
- a CDS encoding p-hydroxyphenylacetate 3-hydroxylase reductase component, translating into MSTATASAFDSRAFRRALGNFATGVTVVTAADPQGNLVGVTANSFNSVSLDPPLILWSLDKRSSSLAVFEAASHFSVNILAADQIDLSNNFAKPKDDRFAGISYQAGEGGAPILADCSACFQCETQQLLDGGDHWIMLGKVVDFDDCGRSPLLYHQGAYSMVLPHTRMTRREEGQPPSSHFQGRLSHNLYYLMTQALRAYQGSYQPRQLSSGLRTSEARMLMVLENDAGLNLADLQREVAMPAREIDEAVANLKRKGLVCDSEAAGHVRLTIAGIDQTEGLWSIAREQQDKVFGQFSEEQIASFKTVLQAVIRSC; encoded by the coding sequence ATGTCTACCGCAACCGCATCGGCCTTCGACAGCCGCGCCTTTCGCCGTGCCCTGGGCAACTTCGCCACCGGCGTCACCGTGGTCACCGCCGCCGATCCCCAGGGCAACCTGGTCGGCGTCACTGCCAACAGCTTCAACTCGGTATCCCTCGACCCGCCGCTGATTCTCTGGAGCCTGGACAAACGCTCGAGCAGCCTGGCGGTGTTCGAGGCGGCCAGCCATTTTTCCGTGAACATCCTCGCCGCCGACCAGATCGACCTGTCCAACAACTTCGCCAAGCCCAAGGATGACCGTTTTGCCGGTATCAGCTACCAGGCAGGCGAGGGTGGGGCGCCGATCCTCGCCGATTGTTCGGCGTGCTTTCAGTGCGAAACCCAGCAGCTACTCGACGGTGGCGATCACTGGATCATGCTCGGCAAGGTGGTGGACTTCGATGACTGCGGCCGCTCGCCGTTGCTGTATCACCAGGGCGCCTATTCCATGGTGCTGCCACACACGCGCATGACCCGCCGCGAAGAAGGTCAGCCGCCGAGCAGCCACTTCCAGGGGCGCCTGAGCCATAACCTGTACTACTTGATGACCCAGGCCCTGCGCGCCTACCAGGGCAGCTATCAGCCACGGCAATTGTCCAGCGGCCTGCGAACCAGCGAGGCACGGATGCTTATGGTGCTGGAGAACGACGCCGGGCTGAACCTTGCCGACCTGCAGCGCGAAGTGGCGATGCCGGCGCGGGAAATCGACGAGGCAGTGGCCAACCTCAAGCGCAAGGGCCTGGTGTGCGACAGCGAAGCGGCCGGGCATGTGCGCCTGACCATTGCCGGTATCGACCAGACCGAAGGCCTGTGGAGCATCGCCCGCGAGCAGCAGGACAAGGTGTTCGGGCAATTCAGCGAAGAGCAGATCGCGTCCTTCAAGACCGTGTTGCAGGCGGTGATTCGTAGCTGTTGA
- a CDS encoding p-hydroxyphenylacetate 3-hydroxylase oxygenase component has protein sequence MKKPNPLLEDLRSILPAIAANAARAEQDRKVPAENIALLKSIGLHRAFLPKPYGGLEISLPQFADCIALLAGACASTAWAMSLLCTHSHQLAMFPAKLQEEIWGDNPDATASSSIAPFGKVEEVEGGLLFSGEMGWSSGSDHAEWAIVGCRRANAEGTQDYCFAVLPRSDYEIRDDWFAAGMRGSGTKTLVIDKVFVPEHRIQKAKDMMEGKSAGFGLYPDSKVFYSPYRPYFASGFSTVSLGIAERMLEAFREKTKNRVRAYTGVNVGAATPALMRLAESTHQVAAARAFLEKTWQEHAEHSERHQYPTRETLAFWRTNQGYAVKMCIQAVDRLFEAAGGTAWFDSNEMQRLWRDAHMTGAHAYTDYDVCAQILGRELMGLEPDPSMV, from the coding sequence ATGAAAAAGCCAAACCCGCTGCTCGAAGACCTTCGTTCGATTTTGCCTGCCATCGCCGCCAACGCCGCCCGTGCCGAGCAGGACCGCAAAGTCCCGGCCGAAAACATCGCCCTGCTGAAAAGCATCGGCCTGCACCGTGCCTTTTTGCCCAAGCCCTACGGCGGCCTGGAAATCTCCCTGCCGCAATTTGCCGACTGCATCGCCTTGCTTGCCGGCGCTTGCGCCAGCACCGCCTGGGCCATGAGCCTGCTGTGCACCCACAGCCATCAGTTGGCGATGTTCCCGGCCAAGCTGCAGGAGGAGATCTGGGGCGACAACCCCGACGCCACCGCCAGCAGCAGTATCGCCCCGTTCGGCAAGGTCGAGGAGGTCGAGGGCGGCTTGCTGTTCAGCGGCGAGATGGGCTGGAGCAGCGGCAGCGACCATGCCGAGTGGGCGATTGTCGGCTGCCGTCGGGCCAATGCCGAAGGCACCCAGGACTACTGCTTTGCCGTGCTGCCGCGCAGCGACTACGAGATTCGCGACGACTGGTTCGCCGCCGGCATGAGGGGTAGCGGCACCAAGACCCTGGTGATCGACAAGGTGTTCGTCCCCGAGCACCGCATCCAGAAAGCCAAGGACATGATGGAAGGCAAGTCGGCAGGCTTTGGCCTGTATCCGGACAGCAAGGTGTTCTACTCGCCGTACCGGCCATATTTCGCCAGCGGCTTCTCGACCGTCAGCCTCGGTATTGCCGAGCGCATGCTCGAAGCCTTCCGCGAAAAGACCAAGAACCGTGTGCGTGCCTATACCGGGGTCAATGTCGGCGCCGCCACACCCGCGCTGATGCGCCTGGCCGAGTCCACCCATCAGGTTGCCGCCGCTCGCGCATTTCTGGAAAAAACCTGGCAGGAACACGCCGAGCACAGCGAACGTCACCAGTACCCGACGCGCGAGACCCTGGCGTTCTGGCGCACCAACCAGGGCTACGCGGTGAAAATGTGCATCCAGGCGGTCGATCGTCTATTCGAAGCCGCTGGCGGCACTGCCTGGTTCGACAGCAACGAAATGCAGCGGCTGTGGCGCGATGCGCACATGACCGGCGCCCATGCCTACACCGACTACGACGTTTGCGCGCAGATTCTCGGCCGCGAGCTGATGGGCCTGGAACCTGATCCAAGCATGGTCTGA
- a CDS encoding DOPA decarboxylase — MSPEEFRKHGHQLIDLIADYRQGVGELPVMAQVEPGYLKAALPGSAPVQGEPFENILKDVDQLVMPGLSHWQHPDFFGYFPSNGTLSSVLGDFLSTGLGVLGLSWQSSPALSELEETTVDWLRQMVGLSAQWSGVIQDTASTSTLVALISARERSSDYALAKGGLQGQGKPLMIYTSAQAHSSVDKAALLAGFGKDNIRYIDTDDDFAMRPQALAAAIEQDLADGLQPCAVVATTGTTATTALDPLQPIGQIAREHGLWLHVDSAMAGSAMILPECRWMWDGIEQADSIVVNAHKWLGVAFDCSLYFVRDPQHLIRVMSTNPSYLQSAVDSKVKNLRDWGIPLGRRFRALKLWFMLRSEGIENLQQRLRRDLDNAQWLAEQVRGAEGWELLAPVQLQTLCIRHRGEGLQGEALDAHTRRWADQLNASGVAYVTPATLHGRWMVRVSVGALPTEREHVAELWRNLQNVVAE; from the coding sequence ATGAGCCCGGAAGAATTTCGCAAACATGGCCACCAACTGATCGACCTGATCGCCGACTACCGCCAGGGTGTCGGCGAACTGCCGGTGATGGCCCAGGTCGAGCCCGGTTACCTCAAGGCGGCCTTGCCCGGCTCGGCGCCGGTTCAGGGCGAGCCGTTCGAGAATATTCTCAAGGACGTAGACCAGTTAGTGATGCCCGGCCTGTCGCACTGGCAGCACCCGGACTTTTTCGGCTACTTCCCCTCCAACGGCACCTTGTCGTCGGTGCTTGGCGATTTTCTCAGCACCGGCCTTGGCGTGCTCGGCCTGTCGTGGCAATCGAGCCCGGCCCTGAGCGAGCTGGAAGAAACCACCGTGGACTGGCTGCGGCAGATGGTCGGTTTGTCGGCGCAGTGGAGCGGGGTGATCCAGGACACCGCGTCCACCAGCACGCTGGTCGCCTTGATCAGCGCCCGCGAGCGCAGCAGCGACTACGCCCTGGCCAAGGGCGGCCTGCAGGGGCAGGGCAAGCCGCTGATGATCTACACCAGCGCCCAGGCCCACAGCTCGGTAGACAAGGCCGCGCTGCTGGCAGGCTTTGGCAAGGACAACATCCGCTACATCGACACCGACGACGACTTCGCCATGCGCCCGCAAGCGCTGGCCGCAGCCATCGAACAGGACCTGGCCGACGGCCTGCAACCCTGCGCGGTGGTGGCTACCACCGGCACCACGGCAACCACCGCCCTCGACCCGCTGCAACCGATCGGCCAGATCGCCCGCGAGCATGGCTTGTGGCTGCACGTGGACTCGGCCATGGCCGGCTCGGCGATGATCCTGCCGGAATGCCGCTGGATGTGGGACGGCATCGAGCAGGCCGACTCGATTGTGGTCAATGCGCACAAATGGCTCGGTGTGGCTTTCGATTGCTCGCTGTACTTCGTGCGTGATCCGCAGCACCTGATCCGGGTCATGAGCACCAACCCCAGCTACCTGCAGTCGGCGGTCGACAGCAAGGTCAAGAACCTGCGCGACTGGGGTATCCCGCTGGGGCGGCGGTTCCGTGCCCTGAAGCTGTGGTTCATGCTGCGCAGCGAGGGCATCGAGAACCTGCAACAGCGCTTGCGCCGCGACCTGGACAACGCCCAGTGGCTGGCCGAGCAGGTGCGCGGGGCCGAGGGCTGGGAGTTGCTGGCGCCGGTACAGCTGCAGACCTTGTGCATTCGCCATCGAGGTGAGGGCCTGCAGGGTGAGGCGCTGGATGCACATACCCGGCGCTGGGCGGATCAGCTCAATGCCTCGGGGGTAGCCTACGTCACTCCGGCGACCTTGCATGGCCGCTGGATGGTGCGGGTGTCGGTGGGGGCGTTGCCGACCGAGCGTGAGCATGTGGCTGAGCTTTGGCGCAATTTGCAGAACGTCGTGGCGGAGTGA